The Archangium primigenium genomic interval GCGCTTGAGCTCGTCCTTGAGCGCCAGGTGGTTCTCGATGATGCCGTTGTGCACCACGGCCACGCCGCCGTAGGTGTGCGGGTGGGCGTTCTCGTCCGAGGGACGGCCGTGCGTGGCCCAGCGCGTGTGGCCGATGCCCACGGTGCCCTGCGGCGAGTCGCTCTGCACCCGGCTCTCCAGGTTCTTGAGCTTGCCCGTGGCGCGCACCACGTTGAGCACATTGCGGTTGATCACCGCCACGCCCGCCGAGTCGTACCCGCGGTACTCCAGCTTCTTCAGACCGGAGACCAGAATCGGAGCCGACTGCTTGTCACCCACATAACCGACGATCCCGCACATGTTGTCCTGCCTCTCTCACGCCCAAGCTCCCCGCGCCGGGCGCGGGGAATGATTTGACCTACACTGGGCGACACCTGTCACCCTGACGACAAGCAAGAGCTACGCCACTACCCCACCGACACCTTGTCCGGCTTGACCGGGTCTGCTTCCGCGGACTTGGCCTTCCGCGCCTTCTTGCGCTCCACCCATCCCTCCAGGTTCACCTGCGGCGTGCGAGACACGGCGAGGCTTCCGGGAGGCACATCTTTCGTCACCGTGGTGCCCGCACCGACATAGGCACCGTCGCCCACCTTCACCGGGGCCACGAGCTGGGAGTCCGAGCCAATGAACACTTTGTCGCCCAGCTCGGTGACGTGTTTGTTCACTCCGTCATAGTTGCAGGTGATGGTGCCGGCGCCGACGTTCACCCCGGAGCCGATCTTCGCGTCGCCCAGGTAGGCCAGATGGTTGGCCTTGGAGCCCTTGCCGATGCGCGCCTTCTTGGTCTCCACGAAGTTGCCCAGATGCACCTCCTCCGCGAGGTCCGTGCCCGGACGCAGCCGCGAGAAGGGCCCCAGGATACACCGCTCCCCCACCTTGGCCTCCTCCAGCACCGTGTAGGGCTTGAGGGTCGTCCCGTCGGCCACCGAGGAGGCGTGCAGGACGCAGCCCTGGGCAATGGAGACGTGGCGGCCCACCACGGTGGCGCCTGACAGGCTCACACCTGGACCCACCTCGGTGTCCGAGCCGATGGTGACGCCCTCCTCGATGTAGGTGGTGGCGGGGTCGGCGAGCGACACGCCGTTGCGCATGTGCTGGATGTTGATGCGCGCCTGCAGGTCGCGCGCGCGGGCGGACAGCTCCACCCGGTCGTTCACCCCGGCCGTCTCGTTGAAGTCCGCGTCGATGGCGGGCACCGGGCCCTGGGCGGCGGCCATCTCCACCAGGTCCGTGAGGTAGAACTCGCCCTGGGCGTTGGTGCTGCGGATGTTGGCCAGCGCCGTCCAGAGGAAGGACGAGTCGACGAGGTAGATGCCCGCGTTGCAGTCGCGCACCTCACGCTGCTCGGGGGTGCAGTCCTTGTGCTCGACGATGCGCACCACCTTGCCACCCTCGCGGATGACCCGGCCGTAGCCCGTGGGGTCCTCCAGGCGCGTGGACACGAGCGAGAGCACTCCGCCGCCCCGCTCGTGCGCGTCCACCAGCGCGGCGAGCGTCTCGCGGCGCACGAGCGGCACGTCCCCGTAGAGGATGAGCACCCGGCCCTCGAAGCCCTGGAGCGCGCCCTCCGCCGAGCGCACCGCGTCCGCCGTGCCCCGCTGCTCCTTCTGCAGCGCGAAGCGCAGGGGGCCCGCGGGGAAGAGCGCGCGCACGGCCTGCTCCACCTCCGCCGCCTGGTGGCCCACCACCGGCACCACCGGGGAGGCGCCCAGTTCCAGCGCCCGCATCAGGGGATAGAAGCACAGGGGCTTGCCGAGGATGGGATGAAGGACCTTCGCCTTCTCCGAGCGCATCCGGGTGCCCTTGCCCGCGCACAGCACCACCGCCGCAAGAGGAGTTGTCATGTCGGCGATAACTAGGGATGGCTCGGGGGCGCGTCAACCGCGCGCGTGCGGACGAGGCCCCCGAGGCTCCTCCGGATGCGCCGTGACGGACACCGCCAGCGTATTGCGCCGCACGGTGATGCCGTAGGCGGGCTTGAGAAAGAGGGTCGTCACCGGGCCCTGGAGGGGCGGGGACGGCGGTCGGAATGTCTTCGGGTCGGCGATCATGTTCCCCCCGGCGCCACACGGAGTCGTGCGCAAGATGCCTCGCGCCCCCCACCGGGTCCAACCCCTGGCCGGAACACCTGGCATCCGCCGGACACTTCGGGATGAAATGGTTTGTGGTGAGTCCGGGCGGCCGCCGGGATACTCCAGAACCCCCCACAGGGACATGGGCGAATCGCGGCCCACTCACGGAGGCGTGGCACGTGGATACGGTAAAGATGTGGTCTCCCCGGAATGGCTGGACGCTGGCGCTGGCGCTGCTGTGTGCCGGAGGCTCCGCGAGCGCGGCCCGGCCCTACCGGGGCGGCGCGGTGGCCACGGCGCACCCGGCGGCGAGCGAGGCCGCGCTCAAGATGCTGCAGAAGGGCGGCAACGCGGTGGACGCGGCGGTGGCGGCGGCCACGACGCTGGCGGTGGTGGGGCCCTACCACTCGGGCCTGGGCGGGGGCGGCTTCGCGCTGGTGCACGACGCGAAGACGGGCGAGACGCGCGCCCTGGACTTCCGCGAGGTGGCGCCCCGGGCGGCCACGCGCGACATGTACGTGAAGGACGGCAAGGTGGTGCCGGGGCTGTCCACCGACGGCGCGCTGAGCGTGGCGGTGCCCGGCGCGGTGGCCGGCTACCTGGAGCTCGTGGAGAAGCACGGCAAGCTGCCGCGCGCCGTGGTGCTCCAGCCCGCCATCGACGCGGCGCGCGCGGGCTTCTGGGTGACGCCCAAGTACCAGGCCGTGGCGAAGCTGCGGCGCGACTGCCTCGCCCAGGATCCCGAGGCCGCGCGCATCTTCCTGGGCAAGAACGCCGCGGGCGAGCCGGACGTGCCCGCCGTGGGCAGCCTGGTGAAGCAGCCGGACCTGGCGCGCACCCTCACCACGCTCGCCAAGAGCGGCGCGGCGCCCTTCTACACCGGCGCGCTCGGCCAGGCGGTGGTGGACACGGTGAAGGCCGCCGGCGGCGTGCTCACGCGCGAGGACTTGAAGGCCTACCAGACGCGCACCCACGCGCCGCTCGAGGGCAGCTACCGCGGCCACCGCCTGCTCACCATGCCGCCGCCGAGCGCCGGGGGGCTCGCGGTGGTGCAGGTGCTCGGCGCGCTGGAGCGGCTGCGGCCCCAGGGGCTCGCCTTCCGCGACGCCGAGGAGGTGCACCTGTACGCCGAGGCGGTGCGGCGCGTGTACGTGGACCGCACGAAGTACCTGGGGGACCCCGCCCAGGTGAAGATTCCCATGGAGCGGCTCACCTCGTCGGGCTACCTCGCGGACCTGGCCGGGAGCATCGATCCGAAGAAGGCCACGCCCAGCGCCTCGCTGCTGGCGCCCGGGGAGGGCGCGGGTGAGTCCACGCTCAAGCCCTCCGACGGCGGCTGGTACGACCCGTCCCACGCCCCCGCCGACAAGAAGAACACCACGCACATCTCCGTCATCGACAAGGACGGCAACGCCGTGGCGCTCACCACCACGGTGAACTACGGCTTCGGCTCGTGCCTGGTCGCCAAGGGCACCGGCATCCTGCTCAACGACGAGATGGACGACTTCTCCGCGCGGCCCGGCGTGCCCAACGCCTACGGGCTGGTGGGCGGCGAGGCCAACGCCATCGCCCCGGGCAAAGTGCCCCTGTCCTCCATGTCCCCCACGCTCGTCTTCTCCAAGGAGGATCCCAAGAAGGTGATGCTCGCGGTGGGCAGCCCCGGCGGCTCCACCATCCCCACCACCGTCATCCAGGTCATCTCCAACGTGGTGGACCAGGG includes:
- the glmU gene encoding bifunctional UDP-N-acetylglucosamine diphosphorylase/glucosamine-1-phosphate N-acetyltransferase GlmU yields the protein MTTPLAAVVLCAGKGTRMRSEKAKVLHPILGKPLCFYPLMRALELGASPVVPVVGHQAAEVEQAVRALFPAGPLRFALQKEQRGTADAVRSAEGALQGFEGRVLILYGDVPLVRRETLAALVDAHERGGGVLSLVSTRLEDPTGYGRVIREGGKVVRIVEHKDCTPEQREVRDCNAGIYLVDSSFLWTALANIRSTNAQGEFYLTDLVEMAAAQGPVPAIDADFNETAGVNDRVELSARARDLQARINIQHMRNGVSLADPATTYIEEGVTIGSDTEVGPGVSLSGATVVGRHVSIAQGCVLHASSVADGTTLKPYTVLEEAKVGERCILGPFSRLRPGTDLAEEVHLGNFVETKKARIGKGSKANHLAYLGDAKIGSGVNVGAGTITCNYDGVNKHVTELGDKVFIGSDSQLVAPVKVGDGAYVGAGTTVTKDVPPGSLAVSRTPQVNLEGWVERKKARKAKSAEADPVKPDKVSVG
- the ggt gene encoding gamma-glutamyltransferase, with amino-acid sequence MWSPRNGWTLALALLCAGGSASAARPYRGGAVATAHPAASEAALKMLQKGGNAVDAAVAAATTLAVVGPYHSGLGGGGFALVHDAKTGETRALDFREVAPRAATRDMYVKDGKVVPGLSTDGALSVAVPGAVAGYLELVEKHGKLPRAVVLQPAIDAARAGFWVTPKYQAVAKLRRDCLAQDPEAARIFLGKNAAGEPDVPAVGSLVKQPDLARTLTTLAKSGAAPFYTGALGQAVVDTVKAAGGVLTREDLKAYQTRTHAPLEGSYRGHRLLTMPPPSAGGLAVVQVLGALERLRPQGLAFRDAEEVHLYAEAVRRVYVDRTKYLGDPAQVKIPMERLTSSGYLADLAGSIDPKKATPSASLLAPGEGAGESTLKPSDGGWYDPSHAPADKKNTTHISVIDKDGNAVALTTTVNYGFGSCLVAKGTGILLNDEMDDFSARPGVPNAYGLVGGEANAIAPGKVPLSSMSPTLVFSKEDPKKVMLAVGSPGGSTIPTTVIQVISNVVDQGMDVARAVGQGRLHHQYLPDELWVDQYALEPATLAILEAKGHKIRRIPNWGDAEAVVSDPQTNLRSAASDPRNEGAALGQD